CAGAGTGGTTTTCTTCGCTGTTGTGGGCTTTCTGCGGGGGGTGGGCGGGGGCAAGGAACGGGGGGGCCGAGTGACCAGCGGATGCGTCGCTCCCTGAAAGGGTTCCCGGCGGATCAAGCGTTCCTGGAGATCTCCATTTTCCACTCCCGACTGCTGCCGGGCTTTCGCCGTTTGAGAGCAACCCGGCCCGGAGGTTATCACCTGGCTTCGAGCGAGGTCTACGTCCGGGCGGGGAGGAAGAGCTTGCGGCAGGCGGCGACGCCCTGGAACCACTTGAGGCCGGCGGCGCGGGCCAGCTCCGCGAGGCGGCCGGCGCAGCCCACCACCCGGCGGAAGCGGCGCTCGTAGCCCTGCACCGACGCTAGCCACTCCGCCGCGTCCAGCGACAGCCGCTCCAGGATCGGCGCCAGCTCCGCCGGGATCGCCCCCG
This is a stretch of genomic DNA from Acidobacteriota bacterium. It encodes these proteins:
- a CDS encoding transposase encodes the protein GAIPAELAPILERLSLDAAEWLASVQGYERRFRRVVGCAGRLAELARAAGLKWFQGVAACRKLFLPART